The genome window ggcgcagacccagggctgggcgggggggaggggccgggggggcgcagacccagggctgggcggggggaggggccgggggggcgcagacccagggctgggcggggggaggtgcttggggggcgcagacccagggctgggcggggggaggggccgggggggcgcagacccagggctgggcggggggaggggccgggggggcgcagacccagggctgggcggggggaggggccgggggggcgcagacccagggctgggcggggggaggggccgggggcacACACCCCAGTCTGAGGGCCGGTGCAGGGATCTCTCTGTGTCCCTGGCAGTGCCCTTATCCCACAGCAGCCGCCTGGTGTcacggggtgggggagccccggccctgccccccgcagccagacggggctcccggggcaggcaggagaggaggtcGGGGCGCAGCGCGGGGTGCGTGTGAGCGCAGGAGCCGAGCGCAGGAGACCTTGctcctctggggggaggggcccggcccttcccccttcctgccctaggccccttctcccaccctccccccgggCCGGCCCTCAGGTGTGGGGCCGAAtccgcccccccgcagcccgcGCAGCAGGTGCCGCCCGCCACGCCTGGCAACCGCCTGCAGCGTCCCAAACAAGGGAGCCAGAGCCGAGCCCGGCCCGCGGGGGAGCCATGGGGCCACCGAGGGGCTGGCCTCTCCcgctgctcctggccctccttGCCGCAGGTAGGCAGTTCGGTGCCTGCGGACGGGACACCCGCCTGGGAGCACTGGCAGTCCCCTGCCACCCGGGGGGAGGGacagcgctgcccggcccccccaaaaccccccagcccagagacagcgctgcctggcccccccaaaaccccccagcccagggacagTGCTGCCCGGCCCCCCTCGGTACCCCCCTGCCCTGGGacagcgctgcccggccccccccaaaaccccccagcccagggacagcgctgcccggccccccggtaccccccagcccagggacagtgctgcccagcccccccagtaccccctgccctgggacagcgctgcccggcccccccggtaccccctgccctgggacagcgctgcccagcccccccgataccccctgcccagggacagcgctgcccagccccccggtaccccctgccctgggacagcgctgcccagcccccccggtaccccctgccctgggacagcgctgcccagcccccccgataccccctgcccagggacagcgctgcccggcccccccgataccccctgcccagggacagcgctgcccggccccccccggtacccccctgcccagggacagcgctgcccagccccccccggtaccccctgcccagggacagcgctgcccggccccccccggtaccccccctgcccagggacagcgctgcccggccccccccgataccccctgcccagggacagcgctgcccggcccccccggtaccccccctgccctgggacagcgctgcccggcccccccagtacccccctgcccagggacagcgctgcccggccccccccggtacccccctgcccagggacagcgctgcccagcccccccgataccccctgccctgggacagcgctgcccagcccccccgataccccctgcccagggacagcgctgcccggcccccccggtacccccctgccctgggacagcgctgcccagccccccccggtacccccctgcccaggggacagctctgcccagcccccccggtacctccagcccagggacagcgctgcccggcccccccggtaccccccctgcccagggacagcgctgcccggccccccggtaccccctgcccagggacagcgctgcccggccccccccggtacccccctgccctgggacagcgctgcccggcccccccggtacccccctgcccagggacagcgctgcccggccccccccggtaccccctgcccagggacagcgctgcccggccccccggtaccccctgcccagggacagcgctgcccggccccccccggtaccccctgcccagggacagcgctgcccggcccccccggtaccccctgcccagggacagcGCTGCCCAGCCACCCCAAtacccccctgcccagggacagcgctgcccagccccccggtacccccctgcccagggtcagcgctgcccagcccccccggtacccccctgcccagggacagcgctgcccagcccccccggtacccccctgccctgggacagcgctgcccagcccccccggtacccccctgccctgggacagcgctgcccagcccccccggtacccccctgcccagggtcagcgctgcccagcccccccggtaACCCCTGCCCTGGGacagcgctgcccggccccccccggtaccccctgcccagggtcagcgctgcccagcccccccggtaccccctgcccagggacagcgctgcccggcccccccggtaccccctgcccagggacagcgctgcccagcccccccggtaccccctgcccaaggacagcgctgcccggcccccccgctacccccctgccctgggacagcgctgcccagcccccccggtacCTCCTGCCCTGGGacagcactgcccagcccccccggtaccccctgcccagggacagcgctgcccagcccccccggtaccccctgcccagggacagcactgcccagcccccccccccgtacctccAGCCCACGGacagcgctgcccagcccccccccccccggtactcctggcccagggacagcgctgcccggccccctGGTACCCTCTACCCAGGGATagcgctgcccggccccccggtatcccccacccccaaaccaggGACAGTGTTGCCCAGCCCCccggcatcccctcccccaccccagggtgcCAGTGCCGCCCGAGCCACATGGCACCAACCAGGTCCCTGCAGGTCCGTGACACCGGGGAGGGTgccgggctgggagcagagcgcGTGCGCTATCCCAGGTAACAGTGTCTCCTTCGCTTCCAGCAGCCTTCGTCAGCACCACAGGTGAGACCTGAGAACCagcacctgcccccagccactagggttgccaggtgtctggttttcgcccgGACAGGCCGGGAATTGCGTTGTCTGGCTGGTAAAAAGCAGACAATACCGGCCCTGACAAGTATCCTCTCGGCCTCGTGGATGTGCGTGTGCAAGCATGTGTGAGggcgtgcgcgtgtgtgtgcctgcctctgtgtgtgtgcatgcatctgcatgcctgtgtgtgcgtgtgtgcatgagcctgcatgtgtgcgtgtgtgcatgcgtgcctgtgtgtgcgtgtgtgcatgagcctgcgtgtgtgtgtgtgtgcatgcgtgcctgtgtgtgcgtgtgtgcatgagcctgcgtgtgtgtgtgtgtgcatgcgtgcctgtgtgtgcgtgtgtgcatgagcctgcatgtgtgtgtgtgtgcatgcgtgcctgtgtgtgcgtgtgtgcatgagcctgcatgtgtgtgtgtgtgcatgcgtgcctgtgtgtgcgtgtgtgcatgagcctgcatgtgtgcgtgtgtgcatgcgtgcctgtgtgtgtgcacacatgcctGCCACTGGGTTTGGGGTGTCCCTCAcgaggaaggcaggataagggatgccctgaagggCAGTGGAGGGGGTTGTGGAGTGGCCTAGGGGTTCGGCATtggcctgggactgcagggtCATGGGCTCAAGCCTCACAGTTCCTGCTGTGCgcttgtgtgtgtctgtttgtgcACCTGgggcgtgtgtgtgcatgcccaTGCACTAGGGGGCAGCATTCCCTGCAAAGTGTGCCCTGGGCACCTACATAGGACAAATACAAATGCCGCCCAGCGAGTATCAGAGCCCcagaactaggcttcctattggaggtgcacatgcctcagggcagccaacatttattctgcacatggatggaaaaatgtgCACACTGGGAACATTGCAGGGGTGGAGGGGTGTGTTCATGTGTGTACCCACGTGCCCAAGGGGGGGGGTGTGCCTGTGAGCATGTGttctgtgtgggtgggtgtgtgcccATGAGCCCGGGGtagtgcgtgcatgtgtgtgcaaaTGTGCttgtgtgtgcccccccccatgaGCCCCACAGACCGCCCAGGCTCACTGCACACCCCGCGGCCCGTGCCCTGGAGGGCTCACTCTGCATGTCGGTGCCAGGGCTGCCTGGCCTGCCCACCACCGTGAGCCTGATGGAGAGCGTGGAGCCTGGCACGGCCATCGCGGAGATCGACGTGACCTGCCAGAACGAGAGCGGtgcccccaccctggccctgcagagcaccccccccaacctccttcttCAACCAGCCGGCCATCGCCCCTGGCGCCAGCCCCGACGCCCCCTACAGTGCGCAGGTGTGCACCCGCTGCCCGGCCCGTCTGCAATGGGACCAAGGGGCCAGTGCAGCCCCAGGGGCCGGGCAcctggccccagccagctccgGCAGCCTCCCATTCCGAGCTAGTCCGCGCCCTGGCCAGCCGAGCAGGCTTGAGACGCAGCCtggcagcagagctgctgggcatCACCTGCACGGCCTCCCCCGGGGTCCCCCATGCCacggccccacagctctgctcaCGGCCTGTTTCCAGCATGGCACCCGGCTCATCCCCTGGCAGAGAGAGACCTAGGGGaccaggagggggggagggccccGTTAGCCGCGGGGTCAGGgtcgggggcagggccgtgttAGATGCGGGGTCGGGGGCAGGCCGGCCGTGGCTGTGCCGGTGCCAGGTGAGCCGACAGCTGCGGTTTCCGCTAGGTCACGCTGAGCCCCGGCGCTGCTCTGGACGCCCGGCGGGTCAATCAGTACGTGCTGGCCCTGACGgccacctgcccaggggaggCGCCTGCCACTGGCCAGCTCGTTGTTCAGGTCGGCACGGCCGCCGGGCCCCCCCGCTGCATGGCCAAGTTCGCTAGCCAAGGTAGGGCCCGGCACCGCTTGCTTCGCCCACCGccgcgctctcccctcccccacccccaggctctcccctcccccagcccccaggctctcCCCTGGTCCCTACTCTCTCCCCGGCCCCTGTCTCCAGCCCTTGCACTCTGTGCCCAGGGCTGCCAGGGACGTTGGGGACCCAGGCGGGGCAGCGCTGCCAGGCCAGGGGCACTCCTGGCTCTTTCTGCTCTTAGGCCATGGGCCTCCGCCCGAGGGGAgaacaccgggggggggggggcgctgagccctggctctgtgcttTCCCGCAGGGGGGGGAGCTGGTGCACGTCCCGGAGGATGTGGCGCCTCTGACACCCCTCTACACTGTGGCCCTGCGGCGCCCggccagcaggctgcaggtgAGTGCGGACCCAGGGCCTGGTGCTGCCAGAGGGCCCTTCATAGCTtgtggggtgctgggaggggaaaggcCGGCAGAGCATGAGGGGGCAGGGGTCTGACAGGGcccagaggcaggagaggggttgTGGGGTGGGTGCTACAGGGCccagtggcgggggaggggctgtggggtggctgcttTGGGGCccagcggtgggggaggggctgtggggtgggtgctACAGGGCCCAGTggcgggggcaggactgggggggctCTGACAGTGCCCACTGTGGGGAGGGGTTAGGGGTGGGTGCTACGGGGCccagtggcgggggagggggggctgtggggtgggttcTACAGGGCACAGTAGTgggggaggagctgtggggtggaTGCTACAGGGCCCAgtgcaggggagaggctgggggggctctgaCAGTGCCCAGTGTGGGGAGGGGTTAGGGGTGGGTGCTACGGGGCCCAGCGGCGGGGGAGGAGCTGTAGGGTGGGTGCTACAGGGcccagtggcaggggaggggctgtaggGTGGGTGCTACAGGGCccagcggcgggggaggggctgggggggctctgacAGTGCCCAGTGTGGGGAGGGGTTAGGGGTGGGTGCTACGGGGCCCAGCGGCgggggaggagctgtggggtgggtgctACAGGGCccagcggcgggggaggggctggggggctctgacagtgccagtggggggaggggttaggggtgGGTGCTACGGGGCCCAGCGGCgggggaggagctgtggggtgggtgctACAGGGCccagcggcgggggaggggctgggggggctctgacagtgcccagtggggggaggggttggggtgggtgCAACGGGGGCCCctggctggagggggcctgctctGGATCAGGGGACCTGACTCCCCGTCTTAGCCCCTCTCTCCGTGGCAGTTCACCATTGAAGACAACGACTCTCCCCTCAGCATCACGAGCGCTGGGCAGGTGCTGGCCCCCCCGTCGGGCTTCGCCCCGGCCCACGCTGGCCAGGTGGGTGCGAGACGCTGGGCAGGCTCCAGGCCTGATTcccaggggccccggggccctCTCGGTGGGGGGGTTGAGGCTCAGGGCTGTGACCaagggggacaggtggggggcacttacctcaagctgctcccaggagccgaGGCAAgtcccccctccagctcctacAGGAAGGTGTCACCTGCTTTTGGGGAACAGCTTCCCAAGAACCCCCATCACCCGcgccctcccagaccccagcccctcccagaccccatcccCCCGCGCCCCAtccgccccagcccctcccagaccccatccccccgcaccccatccgccccagcccctcccagaccccatcccCCCGCGCCCCAtccgccccagcccctcccagaccccatcccccgcaccccatccgccccagcccctcccagaccccatcccCCCGCGCCCCATCCGCCCAGCCCCTCCAGACCCCATCCCCCCGCGCCCCATCCGCCCCAGCCCCTCCAGACCCCATCCTCCactttgcttggagttgggaatcCAGTCAGCTGGACTCTGGGCTTGGAAGGAGGccctgagtcctaaggacacagcGATCAACCAATCCCGGTGAATTCGAAGCAAAAGAAAACTTCCATCCTCAAAGCCAAGCTACTGTTGCAAGCACAGGACACTGGCTAGGGGCAAATAGCCACAATTTGATACGTGGACTCAGGgaaggtccctgggctggaatccatAGTTACGAAGGGGAAAAGCAGTGGCCAGCTCAGCCGTGGTTTGCAAAGCCCCGAACAAGGAGAACACTAAGCCCTGCGGACTCTCACCTTCTCCCCACTTACCCTTCTCTCCTCCGTCCCTGGAGAAACTGCTGATCTCAAAGAAGGGACAGTGAGAGAAACCCCCCTGggccagtttgaaattcctacttgcattgttattggctgactgcccgaaccgcccccccagctctcctacTGATCACAGCAGCTCCTCATCCTACTCCCCTGTCTCtgctccctcccggccccctgaATCTCTGGGTCTGCCCTTCACTTGAGCCCCTCCAACCGCCCagctccctctctgccctggcccagggccgGCAGTGCCCATCCATCACGGTGAGCAGATGGGCAGATGAGGCAGGCCAGGGTCCCGtgaacctcccctgcccccatcctcacCCAGCACCTGTCTCTCCAGGCCTTCAGGTTGCAGATCCTGGTGACCGACAGGAACGGGAGAAATTGCAGCGGAGCCGTCACGGTGAAGGTGCTGCCCATCCGCCATCCCCGCGTCAACTTCACGTAAGGGCACAGGGAGCTTGGCAACAGGGCTCCCTCTGTTTCCCGCGcctgtgtggaatgaattttgttatgtgcaccgctCTGAGGGATCTGGACACATGACCTCtctaggggtggggccaagggattccaagtgtgggaggggttccgATCTGGGGCAGAGTCCCATCGTGGCAAGTCCATACTGGGGGTGAAGCATCTCTCGCCGTGGGGGCCTGAGCCCTAGCAGGCCGGCCAGCTGCATGCCCACactgcccagctggagcagaggtggggagcagggtgacTCCCAGGGCCTAGGGCACGGCGGGAGGGTGTGGAGTTGCCATTTCCTGGACAGCTCCCTATTGGGGGTCCATGGGGACAAGATGCTTCTGGCAGGGTGAGTGAAGGGGCCTGGCAGTAGATGAGGATGTGGGGCACAGGGCGGGTGGGGGCCTGGCGGGAGCTGGGCTGACCCTGCTGTGGGGCGCAGAGcatggcgggggctgggctgaccCTGCCGTGGGgtgcagggcgggcgggggctgggctgaccATGCCGTgggcgcagggcgggcgggggctgggctgaccCTGCCGTggggcgcagggcgggcgggggctgggctgaccATGCCGTgggcgcagggcgggcgggggctgggctgaccCTGCCGTggggcgcagggcgggcgggggctgggctgaccCTGCCGTggggcgcagggcgggcgggggctgggctgaccCTGCCGTGGGGCGCAgggcgggcaggggctgggctgaccCTGCTGTgggcgcagggcgggcgggggctgggctgaccATGCCGTGGGCGCAGGGCAGCGTGGCGCAGCGTGGCCGTTCCGGAGAAGGGAGGTGCCATGAGGCTCATCGCGCAAGTGCAGGCCCAGGGGAGCAACGTGCGCTACGAGATCGCGGCCCCGGCCACCCACGGGCTCTTCACCATCCACCCAGGtgagccaggcagggctggggcccacTGGAGTGCAGGTTCCCAtgggctgcctggccccactcctCTGGGCCTGGAGCGGGATGGAAGGGCGGGACCGGCCCCTCCCGGCTGGGCCCAGCAcagggcagccagcagctccagctcctagGCCGCAGGCCCGTGGGGCTCTGCGTGTGCCCCACCCGAGCAAGGGTGCTGGGGGTGCTGGTGGgttccctcatcccccttctagCCGGACCTGCTGGCCACGTCCGGGCACAGCTCAGTGccgcgggcaggggctgcccaggtaaACCCGAGcgccagccctctccccccagagcccccagccccagagccacctcctgcacctcaatccccgcgtccccggccccaccctgtgtcccagccctgagcccccagccccaccccagagcctgcatccccgcccccaccctgtgtcccagccctgagcccccagccccaccccaggatctgcatccccgcccccaccctgtgtcccagccctgagcccccagccccaccccaggatctgcatccccgcccccaccctgtgtcccagccctgagcccccagccccaccccagagcctgcatccccgcccccaccctgtgtcccagccctgagcccccagccccaccccaggatctgcatccccgcccccaccctgtgtcccagccctgagcccccagccccaccccagagcctgcatccccgcccccaccctgtgtcccagccctgagcccccagccccaccccagagcctgcatccccgcccccaccctgtgtcccagccctgagcccccagtcccaccccagggtctgcatccccacccccaccctctgccccagccctaagccccccagccccaccccagagcctgcatccccgcccccaccctctgccccagccctgagccccccagccccaccccagagcctgcatccctgcccccaccatgctGGTGCGGCACACACCCTGCTCCGGCACGCTGCTCCTCATTGGTGCACGTAACAAGATTCGTTTTACCTTGGGTTGGTAACATTAGATAGAGGGACGCTGCCAGCACCCACGCCCTGACCCGACCGTGCCTGGAACCCCCCAGCGCCGCCTTtgcgcctgccccccccagcatggcTCCTCTGGGGGCCCTGTCTGTGcttggggagctgcaggtgccTCCCTGTCCTTGGCAGTGACTGGCGAGCTCCGCAGCACCCAGGAGCTGGACCTGCAGCGCTTCCCCGAAGCCGCGCACACCCAGCTGCTGGTGCGAGCCTACGACAAGCTGCAGCCCAGCAACAGCGACTCCATGGGCCTCAACATCACCGTGCTGCCTGCCAACACGGCACCCCGCTGCGCCCCCGCCATCTTCCTGCAAGTCTCCCTGGGAGCAAGAACTCCTGGGTCTGGGGGCCCGTGGGCTCTAGCgctggggggccgggagccaggactccaccgggccgtgggctctagcgctggggggctgggagccaggactccaccgggccgtgggctctagcgctggggggccgggagccaggactccaccgggccgtgggctctagcgatggggggccgggagccaggactccaccgGGCTGTGGGCTCTAGCgatggggggccgggagccaggactccaccgggccgtgggctctagcgatggggggccgggagccaggactccacagggccgtgggctctagcgatggggggccgggagccaggactccaccgggccgtgggctctagcgatggggggccgggagccaggactccaccgggccgtgggctctagcgatggggggccgggagccaggactccaccgggccgtgggctctagcgatggggggccgggagccaggactccaccgggccgtgggctctagcgctggggggccgggagccaggactccaccgggccgtgggctctagcgctggggggccgggagccaggactccaccgggccgtgggctctagcgatggggggccgggagccaggactccaccgggccgtgggctctagcgatggggggctgggagccaggacgccacAGGGCCGTGGGCTCTAGCGATGGGGGGATGGGAGCCAAGACGCCACAGGGCCGTGGGCTCTAGCGATGGGGGGATGGGAGCCAAGACTCCACCGGGCCGTGGGCTCTAGCgatggggggccgggagccaggacgccaccgggccgtgggctctagcgatggggggccgggagccaggacgccaccgggccgtgggctctagcgctggggggccgggagccaggactccaccgggccgtgggctctagcgatggggggctgggagccaggactccaccgggccgtgggctctagcgctggggggccgggagccaggactccaccgggccgtgggctctagcgctggggggccgggagccaggactccacagggccgtgggctctagcgatggggggccgggagccaggactccaccgggccgtgggctctagcgatggggggccgggagccaggacgccaccgggccgtgggctctagcgctggggggccgggagccaggactccacagggccgtgggctctagcgatgaggggccgggagccaggactccgcagggccgtgggctctagcgatggggggccgggagccaggactccaccgggccgtgggctctagcgatggggggccgggagccaggacgccaccgggccgtgggctctagcgctggggggccgggagccaggactccaccgggccgtgggctctagcgatggggggctgggagccaggactccaccgggccgtgggctctagcgctggggggccgggagccaggactccacagggccgtgggctctagcgatggggggccgggagccaggactccaccgggccgtgggctctagcgctggggggccgggagccaggactccacagGGCCGTGGGCTCTAGCGATGAGGAGCCGGGAGCCAGGACGCCACCGGGCCGTGGGCTCTAGCgctggggggccgggagccaggactccacagggccgtgggctctagcgatggggggccgggagccaggactccgcagggccgtgggctctagcgctggggggccgggagccaggactccaccgggccgtgggctctagcgatgaggggccgggagccaggactccgcagggccgtgggctctagcgctggggggccgggagccaggactccaccgggccgtgggctctagcgatggggggccgggagccaggactccaccgGGCCGTGGGCTCTAGCGATGAGGAGCCGGGAGCCAGGACGCCACAGGGCCGTGGGCTCTAGCgatggggggccgggagccaggactccacagggccgtgggctctagcgatgaggggccgggagccaggactccaccgggccgtgggctctagcgatggggggccgggagccaggactccaccgggccgtgggctctagcgctggggggccgggagccaggactccaccgggccgtgggctctagcgctggggggccgggagccaggactccacagggccgtgggctctagcgatgaggggccgggagccaggactccgcagggccgtgggctctagcgatggggggccgggagccaggactccaccgggccgtgggctctagcgctggggggccgggagccaggactccaccgggccgtgggctctagcgatggggggctgggagccaggactcctgggtttcgGCTGTGCCAGACCTGCCTGTTGAGGCAGCCAGGGCCCTGTAGCTGGCCATGGGACCGGCACTGCAGGGGCCGGGCTGTGGGCTGGCAGCCTCTGCCGATGGGCTCAGAGTGTGggctgcagcatggcagggctgcgggggccaTGCCTGGCACAAGGGAGGTGAGACGCgccccctggcctgcagcctgttgGCGCTTGGCCCCCAGTAACCGCTGCCCCCCGCTGCAGGGCGCAGGTACCGGAGGACACCCCGGTGGGCTGGCCCCTCGTGACGCTGACGTGCTCCAGCCCTGACGCCAGCAACAGCAGCTCCCTGCACTTCCAGGTGGAGGGTGGCCAGCGCTCGCTGACCAGCTTCCGCatgcagggcccccagctgcagGTGAGCCCAGCTGAGCCAGCGCCTCCTGCAGCCAGAGGCACCGTGGGGCCCTGCGGGCTGGCCTGGCCTACGGGCTCAGGTTGCCCCACCTGTGACCTGCGGGCATCGGGCTGCGAGAGCCTGGGCTCGGCCCCagcccggggagggggtggggaccaGTGGTTAGAGTAGGGGCACAGCATGGCCCTTGCTCCCTGGCGCTGCCTGTGCGTGGTCCCTGtggctagccctgctgccctggcttgtggcatgggggggcacagggctgtgggCAGCGCTGGCGCCGGGTGACGCCacgtgcagcccctgccccgagctGTCCGGGTTTGAATTGTGTAGGTCAACGAGACCCTGGATTACGACTCGGCCGCTAGTGCCAGCTTCCAGTATGCGGCCACCATCCTGGTAACGGACAGCGGGCAGCCCCCCCTGACCAGTGAGTGCCACGGAGTGTGGGGGAGTCCCCGGGCCTGCACCCCTCCGCAGCCAGGCGGGACTCTCGggcggcaggtagaagagaagggtTATTGGCTCCCAGGGACATGACGTAGCTCAGGcttcttgttacaggaaccagaaacagccagcacagcccagcttgggaaaggggggcagagccccagctcagtccttgcccgcccccccggccagctaggctcccttctcccccagctcggtgtccctgcccgccccccaggccagctaggctcccttctcccccagctcggtgtccctgcccgcccccccggccagctaggctcccttctcccccagctcagtccttgcccgccccccaggccagctaggctcccttctcccccagctcagtgtccctgcccgccccccaggccagctaggctcccttctcccccagctcagtccttgcccgccccccaggccagctaggctcccttctcccccagctcagtccttgcccgccccccaggccagctaggctcccttctcccccagctcagtgtccttgcccaccccccaggccagctaggctcccttctcccccagctcagtgtccctgcccgccccccaggccagctaggctcccttctcccccagctcagtgtccctgcccgccccccaggccagctaggctcccttctcccccagctc of Pelodiscus sinensis isolate JC-2024 chromosome 11, ASM4963464v1, whole genome shotgun sequence contains these proteins:
- the CDHR4 gene encoding LOW QUALITY PROTEIN: cadherin-related family member 4 (The sequence of the model RefSeq protein was modified relative to this genomic sequence to represent the inferred CDS: deleted 1 base in 1 codon) — its product is MGPPRGWPLPLLLALLAAAAFVSTTGLPGLPTTVSLMESVEPGTAIAEIDVTCQNESGAPTLALQSTPPTSFFNQPAIAPGASPDAPYSAQVTLSPGAALDARRVNQYVLALTATCPGEAPATGQLVVQVGTAAGPPRCMAKFASQGGELVHVPEDVAPLTPLYTVALRRPASRLQFTIEDNDSPLSITSAGQVLAPPSGFAPAHAGQAFRLQILVTDRNGRNCSGAVTVKVLPIRHPRVNFTAAWRSVAVPEKGGAMRLIAQVQAQGSNVRYEIAAPATHGLFTIHPVTGELRSTQELDLQRFPEAAHTQLLVRAYDKLQPSNSDSMGLNITVLPANTAPRCAPAIFLAQVPEDTPVGWPLVTLTCSSPDASNSSSLHFQVEGGQRSLTSFRMQGPQLQVNETLDYDSAASASFQYAATILVTDSGQPPLTTRVPVLVTVTPKNEHSPVCPASATFSVPEDAAFGQPVGRVTGTDLDFPFDSIEYSLVGGAGTSPPAFYIGPRTGELHVLGPLDYESKKAYVLGVLLRDIANDADPRLRRSALCEVTVRVQVTPQPLPRLRRSALCEVTVRVQDVNDQPPSCTPPYQELFIHSTRDPSLPLTQLQCSDEDESTVLPLSYILVGGNTDGHFRLAGSTLLHSAFYPPDSAPEPRTFQLLVEVTDSLSLPRHSTTATLVVHVMPRATAAPSAATTRTTLQQEPLVVTRAEQFWAPPPWFVVVLTGSVALLLVTLAWLAWTRLCRPAAGEPAQPLLQDRALSDPHKAKNNAASQQPGKETGPASILSQREQFDGRAQDPSTGQDYPSNSSTGARRWV